A genomic stretch from Telopea speciosissima isolate NSW1024214 ecotype Mountain lineage chromosome 7, Tspe_v1, whole genome shotgun sequence includes:
- the LOC122667608 gene encoding disease resistance protein RPS2-like: MDLVSPLMNILASLIQPLATEISSLLNLEKKVDTLTKQTEELLQKREDMKEEVNAARDMPVRSANQLLRWIQRVEDIEREVNSIKEDLQNRRACFWGVCHVNCYSSYKIGKRVAEKLSDVNKLISKGEFEIANVSRPVRVKPVPIRPSVGLDEMLVKVRQFLTEDEVGILGIYGMGGVGKTTLLKKVNNEFLARTHDFDVVIWVVVSSDYFVEKIQKAITVRLGLPWEETESQDDRAMEIFSVLSTKKFILLLDDVWKRLDLEKIGIPLPDETNKCKVIFTTRTIDVCNDMDAKRKLKVEFLNEDEAKLLFQEKVGNKELLNSPSIRPLAEAIIRKCGGLPLALVTTGRAMANKKTKEEWEHARQVLEDSPSELRGMEDVFTHLKLSYDNLRDDTLKACLLYCSLFSEDYSIEKEQLIEYWIGEGYLDGCDKKYSIAHNKGHAIIGSLKDACLLETGEEKTQVKMHDVVRGFALWIASENGTRQYKFLVQARVGLTEAPGVERWNETERISLLDNEINRLTQVPDCPNLLTLLLQWNVGLNRVSDGFFRYMPSLRVLDLSFTNLREIPVDIGDLVELCHLDLSGTKLTGLPRELGKLAKLRHLDLLRTHYLRTIPTEAISKLSLLQVLNLYYSYGNWNADSSEDDRICFEDLEQLTHLTSLGITVTESGTLHGLSRLERLRRLIQYLYVKECEGLICLPLTSTSGNAQNLRRLRVRLVTINNCYDLEELAIDVEIGENWLPNLELLALHGLPNLTTIWRNQVTSRCLQNLRSINIWHCDKLKDVTWVSQLQCLEVIYLFYCKGVEQIVCGTEVEESTAFPRLRTISIRDLPALKSINQHALDFPSLETIAVIGCPKLTKLPLKVVNALSLPTIYGKEEWWSGLEWDNKALKSAFATHFIPV; this comes from the exons ATGGATCTTGTAAGCCCTCTGATGAACATCTTGGCTAGCTTGATTCAACCATTGGCTACAGAGATAAGCTCTCTGTTAAATTTGGAAAAAAAGGTTGATACCCTGACAAAACAGACAGAGGAACTGTTACAGAAAAGAGAAGACATGAAGGAGGAGGTCAACGCAGCCCGAGATATGCCAGTAAGAAGTGCAAATCAGTTGCTCCGGTGGATACAAAGGGTAGAAGACATTGAACGTGAAGTAAATTCCATCAAAGAAGATCTCCAAAACAGAAGGGCATGTTTTTGGGGTGTGTGTCATGTGAATTGTTATTCAAGCTACAAGATCGGgaagagagttgcagagaagTTGAGTGATGTGAATAAATTGATCAGCAAAGGAGAATTTGAAATTGCTAATGTTTCTCGTCCTGTTCGAGTCAAACCAGTACCTATCAGGCCATCCGTGGGTCTCGACGAAATGCTAGTGAAGGTTAGGCAATTCCTTACAGAAGATGAAGTTGGAATTCTTGGAATCTATGGCATGGGAGGTGTTGGGAAAACAACACTTTTGAAGAAAGTCAATAATGAGTTTCTTGCAAGAACTCATGACTTTGATGTGGTGATTTGGGTTGTGGTGTCTAGTGATTATTTTGTGGAGAAGATACAGAAGGCTATAACAGTTAGACTGGGCTTGCCTTGGGAAGAAACAGAAAGCCAAGACGATCGAGCCATGGAGATATTCTCAGTCCTAAGTACAAAGAAGTTCATCTTATTGTTAGATGATGTATGGAAAAGATTGGACCTTGAGAAGATCGGGATTCCTCTTCCCGACGAGACTAACAAGTGCAAGGTCATATTCACTACAAGGACCATCGATGTATGCAATGATATGGATGCTAAAAGGAAACTGAAAGTGGAGTTCTTGAATGAAGATGAAGCAAAATTACTCTTCCAAGAGAAGGTAGGTAACAAGGAATTGTTAAATTCTCCATCCATAAGACCTCTTGCTGAGGCTATTATCAGAAAATGTGGTGGATTACCACTTGCATTAGTCACAACTGGGAGGGCCATGGCCAacaagaagacaaaggaagaatGGGAGCATGCAAGGCAAGTACTTGAGGATTCACCATCAGAACTTCGAGGTATGGAAGATGTCTTCACTCACTTGAAACTAAGTTATGATAATTTGCGAGATGATACCTTGAAAGCATGTCTGCTGTATTGTTCCTTATTCTCAGAGGATTACTCTATTGAGAAAGAACAGTTAATTGAATATTGGATTGGGGAAGGGTATTTGGATGGATGTGataaaaaatattcaattgcCCATAACAAGGGACATGCTATTATTGGATCCCTTAAGGATGCATGTCTGTTGGAAACTGGTGAAGAGAAAACACAGGTAAAGATGCACGATGTCGTTCGTGGTTTTGCATTGTGGATAGCATCTGAAAATGGGACAAGACAGTATAAATTTCTTGTACAGGCAAGAGTTGGATTAACTGAAGCACCTGGAGTTGAGAGATGGAACGAGACGGAGAGGATATCATTATTGGATAATGAAATTAACAGATTAACCCAAGTACCAGATTGCCCAAATTTGTTGACCTTGCTGCTCCAATGGAATGTTGGTTTGAACAGGGTATCTGATGGTTTCTTCAGGTACATGCCCAGTCTCAGGGTCTTGGATCTATCATTCACTAATCTTAGAGAGATTCCAGTGGATATAGGCGATTTGGTTGAGCTTTGTCATCTTGATTTATCAGGGACTAAACTAACAGGATTGCCCAGAGAGTTGGGAAAGTTGGCAAAGTTAAGGCATTTGGATCTACTACGAACACATTACCTCAGAACAATTCCAACTGAGGCCATATCCAAACTTTCCTTACTGCAAGTGCTGAATCTGTACTATAGTTATGGAAATTGGAATGCAGATAGTTCTGAAGACGACAGAATTTGTTTTGAGGATTTGGAGCAGTTGACGCACCTGACTAGTCTTGGGATCACAGTAACCGAAAGTGGCACTCTCCATGGGCTCTCCCGCTTAGAAAGGTTACGAAGACTCATACAGTACTTATATGTCAAGGAGTGTGAAGGTTTGATTTGTTTGCCACTGACATCAACTTCTGGCAATGCTCAGAACCTACGAAGACttagagtgcgtttggtaac taTAAATAACTGCTATGATTTGGAGGAGTTGGCAATTGATGTGGAGATTGGAGAGAATTGGCTCCCAAACCTAGAGCTTCTTGCCTTACATGGCCTTCCCAACTTAACCACTATATGGAGGAATCAAGTGACTAGCAGATGCCTTCAGAATCTTCGGTCCATAAACATCTGGCATTGTGATAAATTGAAAGATGTTACATGGGTTTCACAACTTCAATGCCTAGAAGTCATTTATTTATTCTACTGCAAGGGTGTTGAACAAATTGTATGTGGAACTGAAGTGGAGGAATCAACTGCCTTCCCAAGACTAAGAACCATATCCATACGTGACCTTCCAGCACTAAAGAGTATCAACCAACATGCATTGGATTTCCCTTCCTTGGAGACTATCGCAGTTATAGGGTGTCCAAAGCTGACGAAGCTCCCGCTCAAAGTCGTCAATGCCTTGTCATTACCTACAATCTATGGAAAGGAGGAGTGGTGGTCTGGATTGGAGTGGGATAACAAAGCTCTAAAGTCTGCCTTTGCTACCCACTTCATTCCTGTTTGA